One Urocitellus parryii isolate mUroPar1 chromosome 9, mUroPar1.hap1, whole genome shotgun sequence DNA segment encodes these proteins:
- the Fmo2 gene encoding flavin-containing monooxygenase 2, which yields MAKKVAVIGAGVSGLVSLKCCVDEGLEPTCFERTEDIGGLWRFKENVEDGRASIYRSVITNTSKEMSCFSDFPMPEDFPNFLHNSKLLEYFRIFAKKFDLLKYIQFQTTVLQVKRRPDFSSSGQWEVVTQSAGKEQSAIFDAVMVCSGHHILPHMPLQSFPGIERFQGQYFHSRQYKRPAGFEGKRILVIGIGNSASDIAVELSKEAAQVFISTRKGSWVLSRISEDGYPWDSVFHTRFSSMLRNVLPRAIVKWMLEQQMNRWFNHENYGLQPQNKYLLKEPVLNDDLPSRILYGAVKVKPRVTGLTETSAIFEDETVEEDIDVIVFATGYTFAFPFLEESLVKVEDGRVSLYKHMFPPQLEKATLACIGLIQPLGSIFPTVELQARWATRVFKGLCSLPTEKTMMEDIVTRNERRIDLFGTSQSQILQTNYVDYLDELASEIGAKPDLVSLFFQDPKLALKLYFGPCNSYQYRLTGPGQWEGARRAILTQKQRILKPLKTRSLKASSPLPASLLLTMMGLLAIVTALFFHI from the exons GAAAATGTAGAAGATGGCCGAGCAAGTATCTACCGATCCGTCATCACCAACACCAGCAAGGAAATGTCCTGTTTCAGTGACTTTCCTATGCCTGAAGATTTCCCAAACTTCCTACACAATTCCAAACTTCTGGAATATTTCAGGATTTTTGCCAAAAAGTTTGATCTTCTAAAATACATCCAATTCCAG ACGACCGTCCTCCAGGTGAAAAGACGCCCAGATTTCTCATCCTCTGGCCAGTGGGAGGTTGTCACCCAGAGCGCCGGCAAGGAGCAGAGCGCCATTTTTGATGCAGTCATGGTTTGCAGTGGCCATCACATCCTGCCCCACATGCCCCTGCAGTCCTTTCCAG GTATCGAGAGGTTCCAAGGCCAGTATTTCCATAGCCGGCAATACAAGCGCCCAGCTGGATTTGAGGGCAAACGCATCCTGGTGATTGGAATCGGAAACTCGGCCTCGGACATTGCTGTGGAGCTGAGCAAGGAGGCTGCGCAG GTATTTATCAGCACCAGAAAAGGCTCCTGGGTCTTGAGCCGGATCTCTGAAGATGGTTATCCTTGGGACTCTGTGTTCCACACTAGATTCAGCTCCATGCTCCGGAACGTTCTGCCACGGGCCATTGTCAAATGGATGTTGGAGCAACAGATGAATCGGTGGTTCAACCACGAAAACTATGGTCTTCAGCCTCAAAACAA GTACCTCCTGAAGGAACCCGTCCTGAATGATGACCTCCCGAGCCGCATCCTCTACGGAGCTGTCAAGGTGAAACCCAGGGTGACAGGGCTCACCGAGACCTCCGCCATTTTTGAGGATGAGACGGTAGAAGAGGACATCGATGTCATTGTCTTCGCCACAGGATACACCTTCGCTTTCCCCTTCCTGGAAGAGTCCCTCGTCAAGGTGGAGGATGGCAGGGTCTCGCTGTATAAACACATGTTCCCCCCGCAGCTGGAGAAGGCCACCCTGGCGTGCATAGGTCTCATCCAGCCCCTGGGGTCCATCTTCCCGACCGTTGAGCTGCAGGCACGCTGGGCGACACGCGTTTTCAAAG GCTTGTGCAGCTTGCCCACAGAGAAGACCATGATGGAGGACATCGTCACAAGGAATGAAAGAAGGATTGACCT GTTTGGAACCAGCCAGAGCCAGATACTGCAGACCAATTACGTCGACTACCTGGACGAGCTGGCCTCAGAGATAGGTGCGAAGCCAGACTTGGTCTCCCTTTTCTTCCAAGACCCCAAGCTGGCGCTGAAACTCTATTTCGGGCCCTGCAACTCCTACCAGTACCGCCTGACTGGGCCTGGGCAGTGGGAAGGAGCCAGGAGGGCCATCCTCACCCAGAAGCAAAGGATCCTGAAGCCCCTGAAGACCCGGTCTCTGAAGGCCTCATCCCCTCTCCCCGCCTCCCTCCTGCTGACCATGATGGGGCTTCTGGCCATCGTCACGGCCCTGTTTTTCCACATTTAG